In Zonotrichia albicollis isolate bZonAlb1 chromosome 26, bZonAlb1.hap1, whole genome shotgun sequence, a genomic segment contains:
- the ERLIN2 gene encoding erlin-2, translating into MAQLGAIAALALGVAAAALLSAVHKIDEGHIGVYYRGGALLTSTSGPGFHLMLPFITSYKSVQTTLQTDEVKNVPCGTSGGVMIYFDRIEVVNFLIQSAVYDIVKNYTADYDKALIFNKIHHELNQFCSVHTLQEVYIELFDQIDENLKLALQQDLTTMAPGLIIQAVRVTKPNIPETIRRNYELMESEKTKLLIAAQKQKVVEKEAETERKKALIEAEKIAQVAEITYGQKVMEKETEKRISEIEDAAFLAREKARADAECYTAMKVAEANKLKLTPEYLQLMKYKAIAANSKIYFGKDIPNMFMDSAGSQSKSAEGLAEGIQEEDGAGTSEDTKLLHNIN; encoded by the exons atGGCCCAGCTCGGCGCCATCGCCGCCCTCGCCCTCGGCGTGGCGGCCGCCGCGCTGCTCTCGGCCGTGCACAAGATCGACGAGGGGCACATCGGCGTCTACTACCG CGGCGGAGCGTTGCTGACCTCCACCAGCGGGCCCGGCTTCCACCTCATGCTGCCCTTCATCACGTCCTACAAGTcagtgcag ACCACGCTGCAGACGGACGAGGTGAAGAATGTCCCGTGCGGTACCAG TGGGGGAGTGATGATTTATTTCGACAGGATCGAGGTGGTGAATTTCCTCATCCAGAGCGCGG TGTACGACATTGTCAAGAACTACACGGCTGACTATGACAAGGCTCTCATCTTCAACAAGATCCACCACGAGCTGAACCAGTTCTGCAGCGTGCACACTCTGCAGGAGGTGTACATCGAGCTCTTTg ATCAAATTGATGAAAACCTTAAACTGGCTTTGCAGCAAGACCTAACCACGATGGCCCCTGGATTAATTATACAG GCAGTTCGAGTGACAAAGCCAAACATCCCTGAAACCATCCGGAGGAACTACGAGCTCAT ggagaGTGAGAAGACAAAGCTGCTGATAGCAGCCCAGAAGCAGAAGGTGGTGGAGAAggaagcagagacagagaggaAGAAAGCTCTGATAg aggcagaaaagattGCACAAGTTGCTGAAATAACTTATGGGCAGAAAGTGAtggaaaaggagacagagaagaGGATTTCAGAGATTGAAG ATGCTGCTTTTCTTGCACGAGAGAAGGCGAGAGCTGATGCTGAGTGTTACACTGCAATGAAGGTGGCTGAGGCCAACAAG CTCAAGTTAACTCCTGAGTACTTGCAGCTGATGAAGTACAAGGCAATTGCAGCCAACAGCAAGATCTACTTTGGCAAAGATATTCCCAACATGTTCATGGACTCTGCAGGGAGCCAGAGCAAATCTGCAGAGGGACTGGCAGAAGGAATCCAAGAGGAGGACGGAGCAGGAACCAGTGAGGACACAAAACTACTTCATAACATCAACTGA
- the PLPBP gene encoding pyridoxal phosphate homeostasis protein, which translates to MWRAGMAAGDGLGPALRAVTEQVQQAAARRPQGLPAVQPRLVAVSKTKPAEMVMEAYSHGQRSFGENYVQELLEKASDSRILSSCPDIKWHFIGHLQKNNVNKLIAVPNLFMLETVDSVKLADRVNSSWQKKGSPQRLKVMVQVNTSGEDSKHGLAPGDTTAAVEHVITKCPSLEFVGLMTIGSIGHDLSKGPNPDFQVLLSLRQEVCEKLNLALDKVELSMGMSTDFQHAIEVGSTNVRIGSTIFGERDYSNKTTGGKAPAGGGGQAEAVTVQGH; encoded by the exons ATGTGGAGAGCGGGCATGGCCGCCGGGGACGGGCTGGGCCCGGCGCTCCGCGCCGTCACCGAGCAGGTGCAGCaagcggcggcgcggcggccgcag GGGCTCCCGGCCGTGCAGCCGCGGCTCGTGGCCGTCAGCAAGACCAAACCAGCAGAGATGGTGATGGAAGCCTACAGCCATGGGCAGCGCAGCTTCGGGGAGAACTAC gttcaggagctgctggaaaaggCATCAGACTCCAGG ATTCTCTCATCCTGCCCAGACATCAAGTGGCATTTCATTGGCCACCTGCAGAAGAACAATGTCAACAAGCTGATCG ctgtcccaaACCTGTTCATGCTGGAAACAGTGGATTCTGTGAAGCTGGCAGACAGAGTGAACAGCTCATGGCAGAAAAAAGGCTCACCCCAGAGGCTGAAGGTCATGGTGCAAGTTAACACCAGCGGGGAGGACA GCAAGCATGGCCTtgcccctggggacaccacggCTGCTGTGGAGCATGTCATCACCAAGTGCCCCAGCCTGGAGTTTGTGGGGCTGATGACCATTGGCAGCATCGGCCATGACCTCAGTAAGGGGCCAAATCCTGACTTCCAG gtgctgctgtccctcaggCAGGAGGTGTGTGAGAAGCTGAACCTGGCCCTGGACAAGGTGGAGCTGAGCATGGGCATGTCCACAGACTTCCAGCACGCA ATAGAGGTTGGATCCACCAACGTCAGGATCGGGAGCACCATTTTTGGAGAGAGGGATTATTCCAACAAAACCACTGGAGGCAAGGCTCCTGCAGGGGGTGGAGGCCAAGCAGAGGctgtgacagtgcagggccACTAA